The Danio rerio strain Tuebingen ecotype United States chromosome 10, GRCz12tu, whole genome shotgun sequence genome contains a region encoding:
- the LOC141376300 gene encoding CD209 antigen-like protein A isoform X3: protein MYNNTKRSEMTDGIYEEVEIIEIQRGQSVEMMVDIYESADTVRRHDLKTNTETQQPLQHTVLSIQRKHLLTHITELNEEREKILNHNNNNLTEERQQILNHNNNLTEEREQIKKKIDELQHGFDTQDQLAENFKWLYYRSSFYYISSEKKSWRDSRQDCQQRRADLAFIKSPEEKEFLQKAAASSYFWVGLTQTAEGWKWIDGSSVWFGTFHFSSRYDYFCALMTSSGLRAGSCPSLNYWICKRTILKSLIT, encoded by the exons ATGTACAACAATACTAAGAGATCAGAGATGACAGATGGTATTTATGAAGAAGTGGAGATAATTGAAATACAAAGAGGACAAAGTGTGGAAATGATGGTGGATATTTATGAGAGCGCAGATACTGTGAGACGTCATGATCTGAAGacaaacacagagacacagcAGCCGCTTCAGCACACAG TGCTTAGCATCCAGAGAAAACACTTACTAACACACATCACTGAACTCAATGAAGAAAGAGAGAAGATACtgaatcacaacaacaacaacctgaCTGAAGAAAGACAGCAGATACTGAATCACAACAATAACCTGACTGAAGAAAGAGAGCAGATAAAAAAGAAGATCGATGAACTCCAGCATGGCTTTGATACACAAG ATCAGCTCGCTGAGAACTTTAAGTGGCTTTACTACAGATCCAGTTTCTATTATATTTCATCTGAGAAGAAGAGCTGGAGAGACAGCAGACAAGACTGTCAACAAAGACGAGCAGATCTGGCCTTCATAAAGAGCCCAGAAGAAAAA GAGTTTTTACAGAAGGCTGCAGCTTCAAGTTATTTTTGGGTCGGTCTGACACAAACAGCAGAAGGGTGGAAATGGATTGACGGCAGTTCAGTTTG GTTTGGGACATTTCACTTTTCCAGTAGGTACGATTATTTCTGTGCTCTGATGACATCATCAGGTTTGAGAGCTGGGTCATGTCCTTCTTTAAACTACTGGATCTGCAAGAGAACCATTCTAAAATCACTcattacataa
- the LOC141376300 gene encoding uncharacterized protein isoform X6 codes for MYNNTKRSEMTDGIYEEVEIIEIQRGQSVEMMVDIYESADTVRRHDLKTNTETQQPLQHTVLSIQRKHLLTHITELNEEREKILNHNNNNLTEERQQILNHNNNLTEEREQIKKKIDELQHGFDTQDQLAENFKWLYYRSSFYYISSEKKSWRDSRQDCQQRRADLAFIKSPEEKEFLQKAAASSYFWVGLTQTAEGWKWIDGSSVC; via the exons ATGTACAACAATACTAAGAGATCAGAGATGACAGATGGTATTTATGAAGAAGTGGAGATAATTGAAATACAAAGAGGACAAAGTGTGGAAATGATGGTGGATATTTATGAGAGCGCAGATACTGTGAGACGTCATGATCTGAAGacaaacacagagacacagcAGCCGCTTCAGCACACAG TGCTTAGCATCCAGAGAAAACACTTACTAACACACATCACTGAACTCAATGAAGAAAGAGAGAAGATACtgaatcacaacaacaacaacctgaCTGAAGAAAGACAGCAGATACTGAATCACAACAATAACCTGACTGAAGAAAGAGAGCAGATAAAAAAGAAGATCGATGAACTCCAGCATGGCTTTGATACACAAG ATCAGCTCGCTGAGAACTTTAAGTGGCTTTACTACAGATCCAGTTTCTATTATATTTCATCTGAGAAGAAGAGCTGGAGAGACAGCAGACAAGACTGTCAACAAAGACGAGCAGATCTGGCCTTCATAAAGAGCCCAGAAGAAAAA GAGTTTTTACAGAAGGCTGCAGCTTCAAGTTATTTTTGGGTCGGTCTGACACAAACAGCAGAAGGGTGGAAATGGATTGACGGCAGTTCAGTTTG CTAA
- the LOC141376300 gene encoding uncharacterized protein isoform X4, producing the protein MYNNTKRSEMTDGIYEEVEIIEIQRGQSVEMMVDIYESADTVRRHDLKTNTETQQPLQHTGSVSVKSRKQRAVEVCLCLLCAFLLTAVIVLSIQRKHLLTHITELNEEREKILNHNNNNLTEERQQILNHNNNLTEEREQIKKKIDELQHGFDTQDQLAENFKWLYYRSSFYYISSEKKSWRDSRQDCQQRRADLAFIKSPEEKEFLQKAAASSYFWVGLTQTAEGWKWIDGSSVC; encoded by the exons ATGTACAACAATACTAAGAGATCAGAGATGACAGATGGTATTTATGAAGAAGTGGAGATAATTGAAATACAAAGAGGACAAAGTGTGGAAATGATGGTGGATATTTATGAGAGCGCAGATACTGTGAGACGTCATGATCTGAAGacaaacacagagacacagcAGCCGCTTCAGCACACAG GAAGTGTCTCAGTGAAGAGCAGAAAGCAGAGAGCAGtagaagtgtgtttgtgtttactgtGTGCTTTTCTGTTGACGGCTGTTATAGTGCTTAGCATCCAGAGAAAACACTTACTAACACACATCACTGAACTCAATGAAGAAAGAGAGAAGATACtgaatcacaacaacaacaacctgaCTGAAGAAAGACAGCAGATACTGAATCACAACAATAACCTGACTGAAGAAAGAGAGCAGATAAAAAAGAAGATCGATGAACTCCAGCATGGCTTTGATACACAAG ATCAGCTCGCTGAGAACTTTAAGTGGCTTTACTACAGATCCAGTTTCTATTATATTTCATCTGAGAAGAAGAGCTGGAGAGACAGCAGACAAGACTGTCAACAAAGACGAGCAGATCTGGCCTTCATAAAGAGCCCAGAAGAAAAA GAGTTTTTACAGAAGGCTGCAGCTTCAAGTTATTTTTGGGTCGGTCTGACACAAACAGCAGAAGGGTGGAAATGGATTGACGGCAGTTCAGTTTG CTAA
- the LOC141376300 gene encoding uncharacterized protein isoform X1 has product MYNNTKRSEMTDGIYEEVEIIEIQRGQSVEMMVDIYESADTVRRHDLKTNTETQQPLQHTGSVSVKSRKQRAVEVCLCLLCAFLLTAVIVLSIQRKHLLTHITELNEEREKILNHNNNNLTEERQQILNHNNNLTEEREQIKKKIDELQHGFDTQDQLAENFKWLYYRSSFYYISSEKKSWRDSRQDCQQRRADLAFIKSPEEKEFLQKAAASSYFWVGLTQTAEGWKWIDGSSVWFGTFHFSSRYDYFCALMTSSGLRAGSCPSLNYWICKRTILKSLIT; this is encoded by the exons ATGTACAACAATACTAAGAGATCAGAGATGACAGATGGTATTTATGAAGAAGTGGAGATAATTGAAATACAAAGAGGACAAAGTGTGGAAATGATGGTGGATATTTATGAGAGCGCAGATACTGTGAGACGTCATGATCTGAAGacaaacacagagacacagcAGCCGCTTCAGCACACAG GAAGTGTCTCAGTGAAGAGCAGAAAGCAGAGAGCAGtagaagtgtgtttgtgtttactgtGTGCTTTTCTGTTGACGGCTGTTATAGTGCTTAGCATCCAGAGAAAACACTTACTAACACACATCACTGAACTCAATGAAGAAAGAGAGAAGATACtgaatcacaacaacaacaacctgaCTGAAGAAAGACAGCAGATACTGAATCACAACAATAACCTGACTGAAGAAAGAGAGCAGATAAAAAAGAAGATCGATGAACTCCAGCATGGCTTTGATACACAAG ATCAGCTCGCTGAGAACTTTAAGTGGCTTTACTACAGATCCAGTTTCTATTATATTTCATCTGAGAAGAAGAGCTGGAGAGACAGCAGACAAGACTGTCAACAAAGACGAGCAGATCTGGCCTTCATAAAGAGCCCAGAAGAAAAA GAGTTTTTACAGAAGGCTGCAGCTTCAAGTTATTTTTGGGTCGGTCTGACACAAACAGCAGAAGGGTGGAAATGGATTGACGGCAGTTCAGTTTG GTTTGGGACATTTCACTTTTCCAGTAGGTACGATTATTTCTGTGCTCTGATGACATCATCAGGTTTGAGAGCTGGGTCATGTCCTTCTTTAAACTACTGGATCTGCAAGAGAACCATTCTAAAATCACTcattacataa
- the LOC141376300 gene encoding uncharacterized protein isoform X2, giving the protein MYNNTKRSEMTDGIYEEVEIIEIQRGQSVEMMVDIYESADTVRRHDLKTNTETQQPLQHTGSVSVKSRKQRAVEVCLCLLCAFLLTAVIVLSIQRKHLLTHITELNEEREKILNHNNNNLTEERQQILNHNNNLTEEREQIKKKIDELQHGFDTQDQLAENFKWLYYRSSFYYISSEKKSWRDSRQDCQQRRADLAFIKSPEEKEFLQKAAASSYFWVGLTQTAEGWKWIDGSSVWRETGAPGESPCKHRENIQPQQQKCELTQPRLEPVTF; this is encoded by the exons ATGTACAACAATACTAAGAGATCAGAGATGACAGATGGTATTTATGAAGAAGTGGAGATAATTGAAATACAAAGAGGACAAAGTGTGGAAATGATGGTGGATATTTATGAGAGCGCAGATACTGTGAGACGTCATGATCTGAAGacaaacacagagacacagcAGCCGCTTCAGCACACAG GAAGTGTCTCAGTGAAGAGCAGAAAGCAGAGAGCAGtagaagtgtgtttgtgtttactgtGTGCTTTTCTGTTGACGGCTGTTATAGTGCTTAGCATCCAGAGAAAACACTTACTAACACACATCACTGAACTCAATGAAGAAAGAGAGAAGATACtgaatcacaacaacaacaacctgaCTGAAGAAAGACAGCAGATACTGAATCACAACAATAACCTGACTGAAGAAAGAGAGCAGATAAAAAAGAAGATCGATGAACTCCAGCATGGCTTTGATACACAAG ATCAGCTCGCTGAGAACTTTAAGTGGCTTTACTACAGATCCAGTTTCTATTATATTTCATCTGAGAAGAAGAGCTGGAGAGACAGCAGACAAGACTGTCAACAAAGACGAGCAGATCTGGCCTTCATAAAGAGCCCAGAAGAAAAA GAGTTTTTACAGAAGGCTGCAGCTTCAAGTTATTTTTGGGTCGGTCTGACACAAACAGCAGAAGGGTGGAAATGGATTGACGGCAGTTCAGTTTG gagggaaaccggagcacccggagaaagcccatgcaaacacagggagaacattcaaccTCAACAACAGAAATGcgaactgactcagccaaggctcgaaccagtgaccttctag
- the LOC141376300 gene encoding uncharacterized protein isoform X5 yields the protein MYNNTKRSEMTDGIYEEVEIIEIQRGQSVEMMVDIYESADTVRRHDLKTNTETQQPLQHTVLSIQRKHLLTHITELNEEREKILNHNNNNLTEERQQILNHNNNLTEEREQIKKKIDELQHGFDTQDQLAENFKWLYYRSSFYYISSEKKSWRDSRQDCQQRRADLAFIKSPEEKEFLQKAAASSYFWVGLTQTAEGWKWIDGSSVWRETGAPGESPCKHRENIQPQQQKCELTQPRLEPVTF from the exons ATGTACAACAATACTAAGAGATCAGAGATGACAGATGGTATTTATGAAGAAGTGGAGATAATTGAAATACAAAGAGGACAAAGTGTGGAAATGATGGTGGATATTTATGAGAGCGCAGATACTGTGAGACGTCATGATCTGAAGacaaacacagagacacagcAGCCGCTTCAGCACACAG TGCTTAGCATCCAGAGAAAACACTTACTAACACACATCACTGAACTCAATGAAGAAAGAGAGAAGATACtgaatcacaacaacaacaacctgaCTGAAGAAAGACAGCAGATACTGAATCACAACAATAACCTGACTGAAGAAAGAGAGCAGATAAAAAAGAAGATCGATGAACTCCAGCATGGCTTTGATACACAAG ATCAGCTCGCTGAGAACTTTAAGTGGCTTTACTACAGATCCAGTTTCTATTATATTTCATCTGAGAAGAAGAGCTGGAGAGACAGCAGACAAGACTGTCAACAAAGACGAGCAGATCTGGCCTTCATAAAGAGCCCAGAAGAAAAA GAGTTTTTACAGAAGGCTGCAGCTTCAAGTTATTTTTGGGTCGGTCTGACACAAACAGCAGAAGGGTGGAAATGGATTGACGGCAGTTCAGTTTG gagggaaaccggagcacccggagaaagcccatgcaaacacagggagaacattcaaccTCAACAACAGAAATGcgaactgactcagccaaggctcgaaccagtgaccttctag
- the LOC141376303 gene encoding uncharacterized protein translates to MYNNTERSEMTDVIHEDMEMNEMDRERVETVDIHESTDTVRRHDLKTNTETQQPLQHTGNISVKSRKQRADDMCLCLLCAFLLTAVIVVCVYFSILRKHLLTHITKLNKERDEILIKYEQILAHNNSLTKEREQIKKKTDELQHVFYTQDQLAENFKWLYYRSSFYYISSEKKSWGDSRRDCQQKQADLAIIKSPEEKERVFTEGCNF, encoded by the exons ATGTACAACAACACTGAGAGATCAGAGATGACAGATGTTATTCATGAGGATATGGAGATGAATGAAATGGACAGAGAAAGAGTGGAGACGGTGGATATTCATGAGAGCACAGATACTGTGAGACGTCATGATCTGAAGacaaacacagagacacagcAGCCGCTTCAGCACACAG GAAACATCTCGGTGAAGAGCAGAAAGCAGAGAGCAGAtgacatgtgtttgtgtttgctgtGTGCTTTTCTGCTGACGGCTGTAATAGTGGTCTGTGTCTATTTCAGCATCCTGAGAAAACACTTACTAACACACATCACTAAACTCAACAAAGAACGAGATGAGATACTTATCAAATATGAACAGATATTGGCCCACAACAATAGTCTGACTAAAGAAAGAGAGCAGATAAAAAAGAAGACTGATGAACTCCAGCATGTCTTTTATACACAGG ATCAGCTCGCTGAGAACTTTAAGTGGCTTTACTACAGATCCAGTTTCTATTATATTTCATCTGAGAAGAAGAGCTGGGGTGACAGCAGACGAGACTGTCAACAAAAACAAGCAGATCTGGCCATCATAAAGAGCCCAGAGGAAAAAGAGA GAGTTTTTACAGAAGGCTGCAACTTCTAG